A single genomic interval of Panthera uncia isolate 11264 chromosome A1 unlocalized genomic scaffold, Puncia_PCG_1.0 HiC_scaffold_17, whole genome shotgun sequence harbors:
- the FBLL1 gene encoding rRNA/tRNA 2'-O-methyltransferase fibrillarin-like protein 1: MKSASSSRGGGSGGRGGGGWGGGWGGGRGGGGKGGGGDGGPGGKGGFGARSRGFGGGGRGRGRGGGDSRDRGGSGQRRGGVARSKNRRRKGANAVTVEPHRHEGVFIYRGAEDALVTLNMVPGHSVYGERRITVTEGGVKQEYRTWNPFRSKLAAAILGGVDQIHIKPKSKVLYLGAASGTTVSHVSDIIGPDGLVYAVEFSHRAGRDLVNVAKQRTNIIPVLEDARHPLKYRMLIGMVDVIFADVAQPDQSRIVALNAHTFLRNGGHFLISIKANCIDSTASAEAVFASEVRKLQQENLKPQEQLTLEPYERDHAVVVGVYRPLPKGSSK, from the coding sequence ATGAAGTCTGCCTCAAGTTCCCGCGGCGGTGGGTCCGGTGGGCGTGGTGGTGGCGGCTGGGGTGGTGGCTGGGGCGGGGGTCGAGGCGGAGgaggcaaaggaggaggaggggatggCGGCCCCGGAGGCAAAGGCGGTTTCGGGGCGCGGTCGCGTGGCTTCGGGGGcggaggccgggggcgggggcgcggagGCGGGGACAGCAGGGACCGTGGTGGCAGCGGGCAGCGGCGTGGCGGCGTGGCCAGGAGCAAAAACCGCCGGCGGAAGGGCGCCAATGCCGTGACGGTGGAGCCACACAGGCATGAGGGTGTCTTCATCTACCGCGGAGCGGAGGACGCGCTGGTAACGCTGAATATGGTGCCGGGCCACTCGGTGTACGGCGAACGGCGCATCACAGTGACTGAGGGCGGCGTGAAGCAGGAATACCGCACATGGAACCCCTTCCGCTCCAAGCTGGCAGCCGCAATCCTGGGCGGGGTCGACCAGATCCACATCAAGCCCAAGTCCAAAGTGCTGTACCTGGGTGCTGCCTCGGGGACCACGGTGTCTCACGTCTCTGACATCATCGGCCCCGATGGCCTTGTGTATGCGGTTGAGTTCTCCCACCGCGCTGGCCGCGATCTGGTTAATGTGGCCAAGCAGCGAACCAACATCATCCCAGTTCTCGAAGATGCCCGGCACCCACTCAAGTACCGCATGCTCATAGGAATGGTGGATGTGATCTTTGCCGATGTGGCCCAGCCTGACCAGTCCCGCATAGTGGCTCTGAATGCCCACACCTTCCTGCGCAACGGGGGCCACTTCCTTATTTCCATTAAGGCCAATTGCATTGACTCCACTGCATCTGCTGAGGCGGTGTTTGCTTCAGAGGTGAGGAAGTTGCAGCAGGAGAACTTAAAGCCTCAAGAGCAACTGACCCTGGAGCCCTATGAGAGGGACCACGCTGTAGTCGTCGGGGTCTACCGGCCCCTTCCCAAGGGCAGCAGCAAGTAG